Genomic segment of Microbacterium hydrocarbonoxydans:
GTGCGGCGGGATCTGGTGCGCGCGATCGGACGCAACGAGAAGGCGACCGCCCCGAAGGTCAGCGACGTCGACGACGCGCTGGTGCGTCTGCGCAGCGTGCTCATCGACTATCGTCGCGCCCTGACCGCACCCGTCGCGGGCACCGGTTCGTCTGTCCTCGACGCCACTCGCCAGCTCACGCGGCTCGCGTCGCTGCCGACGCCGCCGTCGACCACGGCTCGACTCAGCGCAGAGACGCTGCGCCGCCTGGCGAGCGATCGCTCCGCGGCTGCCGAGGCGCTCGCGCAGGCCGCGCGCCTGGGAGAGTTCCGTTTCGGTCCCGATGACTCGCCCTGGTACGGAGTCACGTTCTCGAGCACGGATGCCGCTCGCTCCGCGCATCAGCTCGCCGGGCGGTTGCACTCCGACAGCGTGCCGGCGCTGCTCGAACGGGGCTACGCGCTGATCGCGCAGACGCACATGCGGCCGTTCGCCACGATCGACGAACTCGGTGAGTACCTGCGGCTTCTGCAGGGCATCCGCGATTCTCTCGACCGCTTCAGCCCCACGGTCTTCGAGCGTCCGCTGGGAGAACTCATCCAGGCCCACGGCTCCCGTCGGGATGCTCCGGGCATGTCGAGCGCCAACCGTCGTCGTCTTCGGCGCCTCGCGAAGGAGTACGTGCGACCGGGCGTGCACGTGACCGAGATGCATGAGTCCCTGCTGCGCATCCAGACTCAGCGCACGCAGTGGCAGCGCTGCGTGGAGGCGGGCGTCGCGCCCGAGATCCCGCTGGGCCTCGCCGACGTCTACGCCGCATGGCAGCGGGTGGTGGCCGAGCTGTCGGAGCTCGATGCGGCTCTCGGCAGACGCGAACCGCTCGCCTCTCTTCCTGTCGCGCGACTCGTGCGGATCCTCGCCGGTCTCGCCGCCAAGTCCGACGTGTTCGACAACCTCGTCGAACGCGCGGAACTGCGTGACCGCCTCGCCGACCTGGGACTCGAGCCCCTGCTCACCGAACTGTCGGTCCGCCACGTCTCCGAGGCGCAGGTGGGCGAAGAGCTCGAGTTCGCCTGGTGGCAGTCGCTCCTCGAGCGCGCTCTGCAGGACGACAGGGCGCTGCTCGGCGCGAACACCGCCGTCGTCGACCGGCTCGAACGCGACTTCCGCCTCGTCGACGAGGCGCACGCCGCGATGGCCGGGCCGCTTCTCGCATGGCAGCTCGCGAACCAGTGGAAGATCGCCATCGTCGACGAGCCCGACGAGTCGCAGCATCTGCGCAAGGCACTCACGCAGAAGTCCACGACGACGGCCGAGATCGTGAGCGCCGCCCCCACTCTCGTCGGCGTGCTGGCTCCGGTGTGGATCTCCTCTCCCTACCTCGTGCCCGAAATCCCCGATTCGGTGGAGTTCGACACGGTGCTGCTGGTGGATGCCGCGGCGATCAACCTGGCTGAGGCGGCCCCCGCCATCCGCCGCGCCCGACAGATCGTGGCATTCGGCGATCCGGTGACTCAGCGGCCGACCGCATTCGACGTCGCCGTGGGAACCGACCCGGAATGGGAGCCGGAGGTGCCGTTCGACGAGGTGTCGGTCTTCGAGCGACTCTCGGAACTGCTTCCCGTGATGACCCTCACCCGCAGCTATCGAGCAGGGGGCGAAGACCTCGCCGAGCTGATCAACGACGCGTTCTACGGCGGTGAGATCGTCTCGCTGCCCTGGGCCGGCTCGTACCTCGGCCGCGGCAGCCTGACGGTCGACTACGTCGAGGGCGGCACCGGCGCGCCGGATCCGATCTCGGGAGCGGTCGAGAGTCCCGACGCCGAAGTCGCGCGAGTGGTGACCCTGGTCGTGGAGCACGCCGTGCATCGCCCGAGCGAATCGCTCATGGTGGTCACTGCAAGTCGCCGCCACGCCGAGCGCGTGCGCGCCGCGGTCACCGCCGCCTTCGCGGGTCGTTCCGATGTCGCCGACTTCGTGGGTCGCGACACCGCCGAGCCCCTGGCCGTGCTCACCCTCGAGGAGTCGGTCGCGGAGAGTCGTGACCGCGTGATCTTCTCGCTCGGGTACGGACTGACCAAGCACGGCCGTGTGCTCAGCGACTTCGGCGACCTGTCGTCGTCCGACGGAGAGCGCCTGCTCACGGTCGGCATGACGCGTGCGCGTCGCTCGATGGTGATGGTCTCGTCCATCAGGCCCTCGGCGTTCGACGACGGGCGGCTGGAGTACGGGGCGGCCACGCTGATGTCCATCCTCGGCGGCCTGGCGGCTCGTGGTCGCGAGGCGCGGCTCGAGGACCTCGCCGACCCGCTGACCCTCGCGCTCGCCCGAGAGCTGCGCCGCCTCGGCGCTGCGGTCGACGTCGATTACCGGGGGCTGCTGCCGCTGGTCGCCCAGCATGCCGGCAAGGCGGTCGTGATCGAGCCCGATCCGGAGTCGCGAGGCGAGTCGCTGCGCGAGACGCTGCGTCTGCGGCCGAACGTCCTGCGCCGTCTCGGCTGGCATTACGTGCGAGTGCATGCCTTCGACCTGTACAGCGACCCGGCGACCGTCGCCTCGCGCATCGCGGAGGTGCTCGGAATCTCGGCATCCACCGTGCGCGCCGACAACGACACGCAGCCCCTCGATCTCGACGACCCGCACGAATGACCGACGACGACACCTCCTCGGCGCCGCGTCAGAAGGTGGTGCGGGTGGCCGGCTCTCGGCGTGCGCGTCTGACGCCGGTGCAGGGCACCGACACCTCACCCGAGCATGCCGCGGGGGAGAAGCCACCGGCATCCGCTGCTCGTGGTGCGAAGGGGCCGAACGACGACCGGCTGATGCAGGACGTACCTCCGCACTACTGAGCGCGCGTCGCGCGGTGGTGCTCTGGTAGCTCTCTGAGAAACGGAAAACCGCCCGAGATCCGGAGAATCTGCGCGATTCAATACGGATCTCGAGCGGTTGACCGGATCTCGGGCGGGTGCCGAGGCCGGAGATGACGGGAGATGACGGATGCCGGAGGGCAACGCCACCGCGGGTGCTGCTCAGTCGCGGGGCGCCTGCTGCTTCGCGAGCAGGTCGCGGATCTCGATGAGCAGCTCGGTCTCGGTGGCGGCGGCCGGCTCTTCGGCCGGCTCTTCGGCCGCGGTGCCCTTGCGCGCCTCGACGTGCGCCTTGAACGTGTTCATGGGCAGTACGAAGACGAAGTAGACGACGGCTGCGACGGCGAGGAAGCTGATGATCGCCGAGATGAGGTCGCCGATCGGGAACGTGACGTCGTCGCCGTAGATGTTCTGGACGATCCACCCGAAATCACCTGCGGCGTCTGCCTGGAAGAACAGGGCGACGAGGGGCGTGATGATGCTGTTGACCAGGGCGGTGACGATCGCCGTGAATGCGGTGCCGATGACGACGGCGACCGCGAGGTCGATGATGTTGCCGCGTAGGAGGAAGTCCTTGAAGCCTTTGAGCATGGTGAGTCTCCGTAGTGTGGGGTGCGTCAGGACGACGCGGGTGCCGCCGCGGGCGCGGGCTTCGCGCTCGTCGACGATTCTGACTTCGATGATGTCGGGGCTGCGGACGATCCCGCGGAGCCGGCTCGCGAGTCGGTGCGATAGAAGCCTGAGCCGTTGAAGGTGACGCCGATCGATCCGTACTGCTTGCGCAGCTCGCCCCCGCACTCGGGGCAGACGGTCAGCGCGTCGTCGGCGAAACTCTGCACGGCGTCGAAGGCGTGGCCGCATGAGCGGCAGGCATAGGCATAGGTGGGCATAGGGGTCCTCGTGGGGTCAGCGCCGGGTCGGCGACAGGAGAAGGGTCTGCGTGGGGGTCACGACGCCGGTCACCGGCTGATCGTGCACTTCCCTCGGCAGGAGGTCGAGTACCTCGGAATCATAGATGACCGCGTAGACCGGAGGGCACTTCTGCATGGATCCGATGGTCTTGTCGAAGTAGCCGCGCCCCCAGCCCATGCGCATTCCACCGCGGTCGACGGCGGCGGCGGGGATGATCATCAGGTCGACGTCGTTCACCGCGATCGGCCCCAGCAGCTCGCCGGTCGGCTCGGGGAGTCCGAAGAGCCCCTCGGCGATCTCGTCGTCGTCGGTCGCGACAGCCCAGTCGAGCAGACCGTCGGCGCGCGTGATGGGGAGGAGAACCCGGATGCCGCGGCGCACGGCCTCGCGGACGAAGGTCCTGGTGCCGGGTTCCGTGGTCGTCGACAGGA
This window contains:
- a CDS encoding AAA family ATPase, translating into MGELHVTPARIEVAHAAEAERTRLRAEAADLGGASPLVTFRDTVESGIDISKAHPGSLPQFITGKSTLLSNLFRDEVGLRTARLAAERITAKNTELRTVRGIEAVHLAVGVAGWRIGGADFSAPVLLRPLAIRRHHTDFELKLQGVFEVNPELVRIAREHFGITIDAAALASLAYDGGVFKPQPVIDSLRATTRAIDTFTVLPRLVVSTFADVGGSMSRDGGSLDHVVLNALAGHVGDREQVSTRRPAPHHVGPDDRAPASDNLLLDADAEQEAVLARIAAGQSVTVATLPGTGGTQTVINAVGELVRAGKRVLVVSARRSTLDGVRHRLAGIGLDGLAISSQSVRRDLVRAIGRNEKATAPKVSDVDDALVRLRSVLIDYRRALTAPVAGTGSSVLDATRQLTRLASLPTPPSTTARLSAETLRRLASDRSAAAEALAQAARLGEFRFGPDDSPWYGVTFSSTDAARSAHQLAGRLHSDSVPALLERGYALIAQTHMRPFATIDELGEYLRLLQGIRDSLDRFSPTVFERPLGELIQAHGSRRDAPGMSSANRRRLRRLAKEYVRPGVHVTEMHESLLRIQTQRTQWQRCVEAGVAPEIPLGLADVYAAWQRVVAELSELDAALGRREPLASLPVARLVRILAGLAAKSDVFDNLVERAELRDRLADLGLEPLLTELSVRHVSEAQVGEELEFAWWQSLLERALQDDRALLGANTAVVDRLERDFRLVDEAHAAMAGPLLAWQLANQWKIAIVDEPDESQHLRKALTQKSTTTAEIVSAAPTLVGVLAPVWISSPYLVPEIPDSVEFDTVLLVDAAAINLAEAAPAIRRARQIVAFGDPVTQRPTAFDVAVGTDPEWEPEVPFDEVSVFERLSELLPVMTLTRSYRAGGEDLAELINDAFYGGEIVSLPWAGSYLGRGSLTVDYVEGGTGAPDPISGAVESPDAEVARVVTLVVEHAVHRPSESLMVVTASRRHAERVRAAVTAAFAGRSDVADFVGRDTAEPLAVLTLEESVAESRDRVIFSLGYGLTKHGRVLSDFGDLSSSDGERLLTVGMTRARRSMVMVSSIRPSAFDDGRLEYGAATLMSILGGLAARGREARLEDLADPLTLALARELRRLGAAVDVDYRGLLPLVAQHAGKAVVIEPDPESRGESLRETLRLRPNVLRRLGWHYVRVHAFDLYSDPATVASRIAEVLGISASTVRADNDTQPLDLDDPHE
- the mscL gene encoding large conductance mechanosensitive channel protein MscL; protein product: MLKGFKDFLLRGNIIDLAVAVVIGTAFTAIVTALVNSIITPLVALFFQADAAGDFGWIVQNIYGDDVTFPIGDLISAIISFLAVAAVVYFVFVLPMNTFKAHVEARKGTAAEEPAEEPAAATETELLIEIRDLLAKQQAPRD
- a CDS encoding FmdB family zinc ribbon protein, translating into MPTYAYACRSCGHAFDAVQSFADDALTVCPECGGELRKQYGSIGVTFNGSGFYRTDSRAGSAGSSAAPTSSKSESSTSAKPAPAAAPASS
- a CDS encoding 5-formyltetrahydrofolate cyclo-ligase produces the protein MANDVQHEKRALRAELRERRQLLSESQRDALAVALTERLDQLVDSLGARSISCFLSTTTEPGTRTFVREAVRRGIRVLLPITRADGLLDWAVATDDDEIAEGLFGLPEPTGELLGPIAVNDVDLMIIPAAAVDRGGMRMGWGRGYFDKTIGSMQKCPPVYAVIYDSEVLDLLPREVHDQPVTGVVTPTQTLLLSPTRR